From a single Streptomyces sp. NBC_00237 genomic region:
- a CDS encoding methyltransferase domain-containing protein, translating into MSAPAFGDAQQRQDAALAERDAWPERSPWIRTAVRDIPRSAFAPRRLWHWNGQAYLPLDRTKDVDRWAAEVYADPDAAAVTQLTGGLPTSSLSCTAVVVDMLDSLLLDTGHRVLELGTGTGWNAALLAHRAGNNQVVSVETDPGLAASAQRRLTGSGTAVQVVVGDGAVGFAPGAPYDRVISTYAVDTIPFAWVEQLRPGGRLVTPWGHLGHVALTVAEDGSSASGWMQGLAQFMPARTRLPAADTKDFSQVRGDKASGGERPFLHPLETLEGDWGLRFHLRVAMPEMRITTAQDQDGWNAWIHDGLHSWAVLAAQGDGKTITTQGGPRRLADLLDAAWEQWSALGSPPVYDYGMTVTNGGATQYVWANDPLTGPRWALGSAARQAV; encoded by the coding sequence ATGAGCGCCCCTGCCTTCGGGGACGCGCAGCAGCGTCAGGACGCCGCTCTCGCTGAAAGGGACGCCTGGCCCGAGCGCTCTCCGTGGATCCGCACCGCGGTCCGTGACATCCCCCGGTCCGCGTTCGCGCCCCGGCGGCTGTGGCACTGGAACGGCCAGGCGTACCTGCCGCTCGACCGGACGAAGGACGTGGACCGGTGGGCTGCCGAGGTGTACGCCGACCCGGACGCCGCAGCCGTCACCCAGCTCACCGGCGGACTGCCGACCTCCAGCCTGTCGTGCACCGCGGTCGTCGTCGACATGCTCGACTCCCTCCTCCTGGACACAGGCCACCGGGTCCTCGAACTGGGCACGGGAACGGGCTGGAACGCCGCGCTCTTGGCCCACCGGGCCGGTAACAACCAGGTGGTGAGCGTGGAGACCGATCCCGGGCTCGCCGCGTCCGCGCAGCGCCGTCTCACCGGGTCCGGCACCGCGGTACAGGTCGTCGTCGGCGACGGAGCAGTCGGCTTCGCCCCCGGTGCCCCGTACGACCGGGTCATCTCCACTTACGCCGTCGACACCATCCCCTTCGCATGGGTGGAGCAACTGCGCCCCGGCGGACGCCTCGTCACCCCCTGGGGGCACCTGGGACATGTGGCCCTCACTGTTGCCGAGGACGGCTCCAGCGCGAGCGGATGGATGCAGGGCCTGGCCCAGTTCATGCCCGCCCGCACCCGCCTGCCCGCAGCCGATACGAAGGACTTCTCCCAGGTACGCGGCGACAAAGCTTCCGGCGGCGAACGCCCCTTCCTGCACCCGCTGGAGACATTGGAAGGGGACTGGGGTCTGCGGTTCCACCTCAGGGTGGCCATGCCCGAGATGCGCATCACCACGGCCCAAGACCAGGACGGGTGGAACGCCTGGATCCACGACGGACTGCACTCCTGGGCGGTGCTCGCCGCCCAGGGGGACGGAAAGACGATCACAACCCAGGGCGGGCCCCGCCGCCTCGCCGATCTCCTCGACGCGGCATGGGAGCAGTGGAGCGCACTGGGATCCCCACCGGTATACGACTACGGCATGACCGTCACCAACGGCGGCGCCACCCAGTACGTGTGGGCCAACGACCCGCTCACCGGTCCCCGGTGGGCCCTGGGCTCAGCAGCGCGGCAAGCGGTCTGA
- a CDS encoding helix-turn-helix domain-containing protein: MSGTIPGFHNPAAWEQLPNAGLTSTARDIFDILQARQAPGGDVRIKQSDLAARLGIHQASVSRAMSELRDTGLIEGRTRHGRVLIHPLFAGYQSYAHMINHIEDPDTHIWPLRFASGDVRPPRRSDPRTGTEFDPDPNGGEPAPAVAARPNLRLAG; the protein is encoded by the coding sequence ATGAGCGGGACAATCCCCGGCTTCCACAACCCCGCCGCATGGGAACAGCTCCCGAACGCAGGGCTGACCTCGACCGCGCGGGACATCTTCGACATCCTCCAGGCCCGCCAGGCCCCGGGCGGCGACGTGCGCATCAAACAGAGCGACCTCGCCGCACGCCTGGGCATCCACCAGGCATCCGTGTCACGGGCCATGAGCGAACTGCGCGACACCGGACTCATCGAGGGCCGCACCCGCCACGGCCGGGTACTCATCCACCCCCTGTTCGCCGGATACCAGTCCTACGCGCACATGATCAACCACATCGAGGACCCCGACACCCACATCTGGCCCCTCCGCTTCGCCTCCGGAGACGTCCGCCCCCCTCGGCGCAGCGACCCCCGCACCGGAACGGAATTCGACCCCGATCCCAACGGAGGCGAACCCGCGCCCGCAGTCGCGGCCCGCCCGAACCTGCGCCTGGCAGGCTGA
- a CDS encoding winged helix-turn-helix domain-containing protein, translating into MRYPDGGGLTAEERARREQVRLAAAELIEDGVSDAEIARRFRVTRMSVNRWHRALAAGGRQALVSKGAGGARCKLTDEQLRQLEGELEAGPAAHGWAEDQCWTLARIAEVIRRRFKVEYTLAGVDLLLHRIGWSVQVPARRAAERDEAKIAAWKDEQWPVVKRPRRTWVPGSASRTRQARD; encoded by the coding sequence ATGCGGTATCCCGATGGTGGTGGCCTGACGGCTGAGGAGCGGGCCCGGAGAGAGCAAGTGCGTCTGGCTGCGGCCGAGTTGATCGAGGACGGAGTCAGTGATGCGGAGATCGCCCGGCGGTTTCGGGTGACACGGATGTCGGTCAACCGGTGGCACCGGGCCCTGGCCGCAGGCGGGCGTCAGGCACTGGTCTCGAAAGGCGCCGGCGGTGCCCGGTGCAAGCTCACCGACGAGCAGTTACGCCAGCTGGAAGGCGAACTGGAGGCGGGGCCTGCCGCGCACGGCTGGGCCGAGGACCAGTGCTGGACGCTCGCACGGATCGCCGAGGTGATCCGCCGCCGGTTCAAGGTGGAGTACACACTGGCCGGGGTCGACCTGCTGCTGCACCGGATCGGCTGGAGCGTGCAGGTTCCCGCCCGGCGGGCCGCCGAGCGCGACGAGGCGAAGATCGCCGCGTGGAAGGACGAGCAGTGGCCCGTCGTGAAAAGACCGCGGCGGACCTGGGTGCCTGGCTCTGCTTCGAGGACGAGGCAGGCCAGGGACTGA
- a CDS encoding calcium-binding protein: MTSTAPVRRRSRRTRLTTLFSGLLLALAGMSVVAAPAHADAVVQVTDSADPVPVGTVYQYVITLSAPENLVQLTGEVSGADAFLFSAESSDPDLVCGTGGTTLVCDSAGEISPGTTLTVNAVAGSVGIVTIDVATTGPGAAGSDSTTTTIGPVGPSGADLATTVSDTPDPVALGDSFTDTVTVTNNGPGDATGVETTVTYTGAATVGTVTPSQGSCSTSGPTVTCALGTLANGASATVAITAEPTATGTVTATATTTATETDPVPGNNEATQSTTVNNANGCTITGTSGADTINGTIGDDVICALGGNDTVNADNGHDTVYGGAGNDTLNGQNGNDTLNGGPGDDTLNGGNGNDTINPGDGDDTADGGNGTNTCPGAEHPTNCTA; encoded by the coding sequence GTGACTTCCACCGCCCCAGTCCGCCGCCGCTCACGGCGGACCCGCCTGACCACCCTGTTCAGCGGGCTGCTGCTCGCCCTGGCCGGCATGTCCGTCGTGGCCGCACCCGCGCACGCGGACGCCGTGGTCCAGGTCACCGACTCCGCCGACCCGGTTCCGGTCGGCACCGTGTACCAGTACGTCATCACCCTCAGCGCCCCGGAGAATCTCGTCCAACTCACCGGTGAGGTCAGCGGCGCGGACGCGTTCCTCTTCAGTGCCGAGTCCTCCGACCCGGACCTCGTGTGCGGCACGGGTGGAACAACCCTGGTCTGCGACAGTGCCGGAGAGATCAGTCCCGGCACAACGCTCACCGTGAACGCGGTAGCCGGCTCCGTCGGCATCGTGACCATCGACGTCGCCACGACCGGCCCCGGCGCGGCCGGCTCCGACAGCACCACCACCACCATCGGCCCGGTGGGCCCCTCCGGAGCCGACCTGGCCACCACCGTCTCCGACACCCCCGACCCGGTCGCGCTGGGCGACTCGTTCACCGACACGGTGACCGTCACCAACAACGGACCCGGCGACGCGACCGGGGTGGAGACCACCGTCACCTACACCGGCGCCGCCACCGTCGGGACGGTGACGCCCAGCCAGGGCAGCTGTTCCACCAGCGGTCCCACCGTCACCTGTGCTCTGGGCACGCTCGCGAACGGAGCCTCGGCCACGGTGGCGATCACCGCTGAACCCACGGCGACCGGCACGGTCACCGCGACCGCCACGACCACCGCCACCGAGACCGACCCGGTCCCGGGCAACAACGAAGCCACCCAATCCACCACCGTCAACAACGCCAACGGCTGCACCATCACCGGAACTTCCGGCGCCGACACCATCAACGGCACCATCGGGGACGACGTGATCTGCGCACTGGGCGGCAACGACACCGTCAACGCCGACAACGGCCACGACACCGTCTACGGCGGCGCCGGAAACGACACCCTCAACGGCCAGAACGGGAACGACACTCTCAACGGCGGCCCCGGAGACGACACCCTCAACGGCGGCAACGGCAACGACACCATCAACCCCGGTGACGGAGACGACACCGCCGACGGCGGCAACGGCACCAACACCTGCCCCGGCGCCGAACACCCCACCAACTGCACCGCATAG
- a CDS encoding DUF6248 family natural product biosynthesis protein has translation MANRETGRQPPRSPLRDHCGCLIKIDDTLHLHERILPHSDGPFHRLPHSLRPGRTPPSRLRCSQSQRHFQTALPSTALGSHRQTLSGLTYAATRFIPRPDGEPCVWWCRCACPKTGPAPTRPRQQPTDEVQPVDEESDASADGGCDEDRSQKALF, from the coding sequence CTGGCCAACCGTGAGACCGGCCGCCAGCCACCCCGCAGCCCGCTCAGAGATCACTGCGGCTGCCTGATCAAGATCGATGACACGCTCCATCTCCATGAGCGGATCCTGCCCCACTCCGACGGACCGTTCCACCGACTTCCACACAGCCTCCGGCCGGGCCGCACACCACCGAGCCGACTCCGGTGCTCTCAATCTCAGCGACATTTTCAGACCGCCCTGCCATCAACCGCTCTTGGAAGCCACCGACAAACACTCTCCGGTCTCACCTACGCAGCCACTCGTTTCATCCCCCGCCCCGACGGCGAACCCTGCGTGTGGTGGTGCCGCTGCGCCTGCCCCAAGACCGGACCGGCCCCCACACGTCCCCGGCAGCAGCCAACGGACGAAGTACAGCCGGTCGACGAAGAGTCAGATGCAAGCGCAGACGGAGGATGCGACGAGGACCGCAGCCAGAAGGCACTGTTCTGA
- a CDS encoding transposase, with product MARREKTAADLGAWLCFEDEAGQGLRPPTGRTWGRRGRTPVVKVTAAGTKRVSIAALICTKSGTRSRLIYRTHVDRGPRKGRRKGFTEHDYVRLLDAAHQQLGGPVVIVWDNLNTHVSAKMKQYIKARDWLTVFQLPPYAPEFNPVEAVWAHLKRSLANLAKQGIDQLTALVKTRLKRMQHHPSLVEGYLAKTRLNLELRNPNH from the coding sequence GTGGCCCGTCGTGAAAAGACCGCGGCGGACCTGGGTGCCTGGCTCTGCTTCGAGGACGAGGCAGGCCAGGGACTGAGGCCGCCCACCGGCCGCACATGGGGCCGCCGGGGCAGGACACCGGTCGTGAAAGTGACCGCCGCAGGCACCAAACGCGTCTCGATCGCCGCGCTGATCTGCACGAAGTCCGGGACCAGGTCCCGTCTGATCTATCGCACCCATGTCGACCGGGGTCCACGCAAGGGCCGGCGCAAGGGCTTCACCGAACACGACTACGTCCGTCTCCTCGACGCCGCCCACCAGCAGCTCGGCGGGCCCGTCGTGATCGTCTGGGACAACCTCAACACCCACGTCAGCGCCAAAATGAAGCAGTACATCAAGGCCCGGGACTGGCTCACCGTCTTCCAGCTCCCGCCCTACGCCCCCGAGTTCAACCCGGTCGAAGCGGTCTGGGCGCACCTGAAAAGGTCACTGGCGAACCTGGCCAAACAGGGCATCGACCAGCTGACCGCACTGGTCAAGACCCGCCTCAAACGAATGCAGCACCACCCCAGCCTCGTCGAGGGCTACCTCGCCAAGACCAGGCTGAACCTCGAACTCCGTAACCCCAACCATTAA
- a CDS encoding IS5 family transposase, which translates to MSQRKPYPSDLSDARWALIEPTLTAWRKARLDRRPTGQPPKIELRDVFNAILYLNRTGIPWKYLPHDFPGHGTVYFYYAVWRDEGIFAQLNYDLTGLARVKEGRKPEPTASVIDTQSVKTSTNVPVTSQGTDAAKKIVGRKRGILTDTLGLILAVTVTAAGLSENALGIRLLDQAKETYPTISKSWVDTGFKKAVVEHGAQLGIDVEVVNRNPGVRGFHVVKRRWVVERSIGWIMMHRRLARDYETLTASSEAMIHVASIDNLAKRITDETTPTWRGTY; encoded by the coding sequence GTGAGCCAGCGGAAGCCGTACCCCAGCGACCTGTCCGACGCCCGATGGGCCCTGATCGAGCCGACGTTGACGGCCTGGCGGAAAGCCCGGCTCGACCGCAGGCCCACCGGCCAGCCGCCCAAAATCGAACTCCGTGATGTGTTCAACGCAATTCTCTACCTGAACCGCACGGGAATCCCCTGGAAATACCTCCCGCACGACTTCCCGGGACACGGCACCGTCTACTTCTACTACGCGGTCTGGCGCGACGAGGGAATCTTCGCCCAACTCAACTACGACCTCACGGGCTTGGCTCGCGTGAAGGAGGGGCGCAAGCCCGAACCGACCGCCTCCGTCATCGATACCCAGAGCGTGAAGACCTCCACCAACGTGCCCGTGACCAGCCAGGGAACCGACGCCGCCAAGAAGATCGTGGGCAGGAAGCGCGGCATCCTGACCGACACGCTCGGCCTCATCCTCGCCGTGACCGTTACCGCCGCCGGCCTCTCCGAGAACGCCCTGGGAATACGCCTCCTCGACCAGGCGAAGGAGACGTACCCGACCATCTCCAAGAGCTGGGTCGACACCGGGTTCAAGAAGGCCGTCGTCGAGCACGGAGCCCAGCTCGGCATCGACGTCGAAGTCGTCAACAGAAACCCCGGAGTTCGTGGATTCCACGTCGTAAAGAGGCGCTGGGTAGTGGAGCGGAGTATCGGTTGGATCATGATGCACCGGCGCCTCGCCCGCGACTACGAAACCCTCACGGCCAGCTCCGAAGCCATGATCCACGTCGCGTCGATCGACAACCTCGCCAAGCGCATAACGGACGAGACCACGCCAACCTGGCGAGGTACCTACTAG